TATATGTCAGTTCTTAAGAATCTGAATCGTTACAGAATCATAATATTGGTGGCCGCCATTGGTTTGGGTTTAGCATTTTACCCACCCGTTCCCAAGGCCGATGAAAAAGACAAACTGATAATGAACATCATTTATCAGGTATTGCGGACGAACCATTTTTCGCCCCAATCCTTAGATGATGACTTCTCTGGGAAAGTATATGATGGTTTCCTCGAAAACCTCGATTACAATAAGCGTTTTCTTATTCAAGAAGATGTGGATCAATTGGAATCCTATCGACTTAAGATTGATGATGAGATTCGTAGTTCTGATCTCAGTTTTTTCGATGATGCTTTTAGTCGCTATCAAAAACGCTACACAGAGGTAAAGGGCTTTTACAAGGAAATCCTGGCCCAGCCTATGGATTTGGAAGTAGAGGAAAGTTTGGAAACTGATGATGATAAATTAAGCTACGCTAGCAGCATGGAGGAGCTTAAAGATCGCTGGCGTCAGTATCTGAAGTATCGCATTTTACTGCGTATGGATGATATGATGACGGATCAGGAGAACGACTCTACCGATAGTGAAACGGAGGTATTGACCCTAGCGCAAATGGAGGAGAAAGCGCGGAGCAAGGAATTAGAAATGCATGATGATTGGTTCAATAGCTTGGATGATCTGGAGCGCATCGATTGGGTTTCCACTTACATGAATGCCATTACCGCATTGTATGATCCTCATACCCAATACTTCCCGCCTGAAAAGAAGGAGGATTTTGAAATTAACATGACCGGTCAGCTCCAAGGAATTGGTGCTCAATTACAACAGAAAGGCGACTATGTAACTATCTCTAAAGTGATTGTAGGTAGTCCCTGTTGGAAACAAGGTGACCTGGAAGTAGGGGATAAAATTTTGAAAGTAGAGCAAGAAGATGGCGAGGTAGTAGACCTGGTTGGCATTAGTGTTCGTAAGGCAGTAAAACATATTCGCGGTCCAAAAGGTACAGTAGTGAAATTAACCGTTCGCAAATTGGATGGTAGTAAAATGGATATTCCCATTACCCGCGATATTGTAGAATTGGAGTCAACTTTTGCCAAGTCTACCGTAATTGGTGAGGGCGAAGACAAGGTGGGTTATATCCGTCTACCTAAGTTTTACGTGAATTTCTATGGCGATGAAAATCACGATTGTGCCGAAGATGTTGCGAAGGAATTAGAGAAGCTAAAAGCGGAAGGCGTTAAAAGCGTGGTTCTCGATCTTCGCAATAATGGCGGAGGTAGCTTGCAAGGTGTAATTGATATCGTAGGTCTCTTTATTGATAAAGGTCCGGTAGTACAAGTGAAGGCATCGGGCCAAAGGCCAAAAGTATTATCCGATTCCAAGGGTGGTGTTGTTTATGACGGACCTTTGGTAGTGATGGTCAATAAATTCAGTGCCTCGGCTTCTGAGATTTTTGCAGCGGCCATCCAAGATTACAAAAGAGGGATTATCATAGGTAGCAATTCTACCTTCGGTAAAGGAACTGTGCAAAATGTGGTAGACATGGACCGCACCGTGAATTTGGCCTATAATGACCTGAAACCCTTAGGTGCCCTAAAACTTACTATTCAGAAGTACTATCGTATTAATGGCGGAACACCTCAATTGAAAGGAGTGCAAGCCGATATCGTAACTCCGGATAATTATATGTACATCCCTTATGGTGAGAAAGAGCAAGACTATGCTTTGCCTTACGATGAGATTGAACCAGCCGATTACGATTTATGGAAACCTGGTGTATCTGCTTATCCCGGAATTATCGCGCGCAGCAAAAGCCGCATGGATACCAATTCGCATTTTGCCATGATCGAAGAGTATGCGCGTTGGATTAAAGAAGAGCAAGAGCATACCTTAATTCCTTTGAAATTGGAAGATTTCCGCAAGTATCAAGAAGATTATCGCGCGGAAGCAAAGCAATATCAAGGGATGCGTAAGAGTCAAACCGAATTGACAGTAAGCTCCAATAAAGCAGATTTGGCAGAAATTAATTCATCGGAAGAGAACCTCGAAAAAAGAGATAACTGGCATAAAGGACTTAAAAAGGACTTGTACTTAAGCGAAGCCTATTTAGTAGCTTTGGACTTGAGCGCTAATTATACTCCTTGAGAATATTAAAAGGCATAGGCAAGGACCCGCTGGGAGCAGCCGGGCTTCTGATAATCAGCATAAGCGCCATCATGGCGCTTTTTGCTTATACCTTCATTGAGGATAATAGTCCTAATGCCAATGAAATGCATTTGGCTTTGGCCAATCAGGCTCCCGGCTTTGAAGCGGAAATGCTGGCCTTGCCTCGTGAATCAAAGGAACAGTCGTGGTGGGATGTCCTTCAGAATGGAAAGGACCCTCAATTTCAACGCATCCCATTGCAATGGCACAAACAAAAATGGGATAGCCTTTACTATCGTGAATTTGGTCAGGCAGCCGATTCTGATCCCCAGGTTTTAGCCCTTTCGAACTATTA
The Croceimicrobium hydrocarbonivorans genome window above contains:
- a CDS encoding carboxy terminal-processing peptidase, with product MSVLKNLNRYRIIILVAAIGLGLAFYPPVPKADEKDKLIMNIIYQVLRTNHFSPQSLDDDFSGKVYDGFLENLDYNKRFLIQEDVDQLESYRLKIDDEIRSSDLSFFDDAFSRYQKRYTEVKGFYKEILAQPMDLEVEESLETDDDKLSYASSMEELKDRWRQYLKYRILLRMDDMMTDQENDSTDSETEVLTLAQMEEKARSKELEMHDDWFNSLDDLERIDWVSTYMNAITALYDPHTQYFPPEKKEDFEINMTGQLQGIGAQLQQKGDYVTISKVIVGSPCWKQGDLEVGDKILKVEQEDGEVVDLVGISVRKAVKHIRGPKGTVVKLTVRKLDGSKMDIPITRDIVELESTFAKSTVIGEGEDKVGYIRLPKFYVNFYGDENHDCAEDVAKELEKLKAEGVKSVVLDLRNNGGGSLQGVIDIVGLFIDKGPVVQVKASGQRPKVLSDSKGGVVYDGPLVVMVNKFSASASEIFAAAIQDYKRGIIIGSNSTFGKGTVQNVVDMDRTVNLAYNDLKPLGALKLTIQKYYRINGGTPQLKGVQADIVTPDNYMYIPYGEKEQDYALPYDEIEPADYDLWKPGVSAYPGIIARSKSRMDTNSHFAMIEEYARWIKEEQEHTLIPLKLEDFRKYQEDYRAEAKQYQGMRKSQTELTVSSNKADLAEINSSEENLEKRDNWHKGLKKDLYLSEAYLVALDLSANYTP